The DNA segment CGTAAAGACGTATTCCCTTCTCATGGCGTCGTCCTTCTCTGGCTTTGAGCCTTTCTCAAGGTTCCTCAACCTCTTCAGCAGGAACGCGGTCTTAACCATTGGTGTCAATGGGGCTACCCCAACGGCCTTGGCATCTACCAGCTTCTCATCGAGCTCTTCAACGGCTTTTCTGGCCACGTCGTCAAGATTTTCTCCATCTGCACCCCTCAGTAGCACGAGCCCCCTTGCAAGGGCACCCTTGAGGGCCGAGGGAGAGGGGAGTATCAGTGATGTCCTCACCTGGAACGAACGCCTGGCGACGGAGTAAAAGGGAAAGCGAAGGCGCACGAGGAGGACGTCCATTCACCCCTTCCCCCCGCTGGAGCCGTTGTCGAGCATTTCAATGAGCTTATTGACGAGCCCCTCAACCGAAGAAACCTTTTCAGCATCTTCTACGAAGTCCGTGTTGTGGGCGAAGGCCTTGATGTTGAACCCCAGTTGTCTGGCGTTCCTTACTATCGCTCCGCTCGCCTCGACGTAGTCCTCATAGAAGCCGTGGACGAGAGCGGGGATTGGCTCATCGCTCGCCACCGCTATGAACTCCTCAATCTTGATCAGCGGGAAGGAGCGCGCGAGGTTCGCACCGAGGTAGCCGCTGAGCATTGGAATTAGGGCCTTAAGGGCGCTCTCTATTCTAGCCTCGCGCTCCTTATCATTTATCACGCTACCCCCAGCGGTATTGGACTGGGGAACGCCAACGAGACCGAGGTCGAGAACGACCGAGAAGCCGTAGACACCGGTGGTGTACTCCCTGCTGAATATCATCTGGGCGGTGTCATCTCTGCTCCCAATTGCGCCATTTTCGTTCACGTCCACGCGGTTGTGCTTTACAGCGCTTATGAGTCTCTCGCCCTCAACGGCCCTGATGAAGTCCTCCGTGGGAACTATAAAAGACGTTTTAACGAGCGAGACCCTTCTAACCCCGGTGTTCGGGGCAAGGAAGCCGTGAACGTCCGCATCTGCAAGATTGGCTATGATGTCACCCTCATTCCTCAGTTCAACCTCCGTTCCGTCTGCCTTCCGTGCCCTCGTTTCACCCTGCCCGAACCTCGTCCCGTTGTACCTTAAGGCCCTCTCGGTGAGGTTGTCCTTGAAGGGTGTCTTCCTGAAGTAATCCACGAAGCCGGCGAAGTGCCAGTGCTTCACCATGTTGCCGGTAATGGCTGGAACCTCAACAATAGCCCAGCCGCTGTCGGTCTTAACGGTCACCTTCGCCTTGGTGACCTCCACGTAGTTGCTCCCACCACCGCCCTGGGCGTTGAGGGAGTGGGCGTTCAGCCTAACCCTACCGCTTATCCGGACGTACATCACTTTTCACCCCCGTTGGAGTTACCCTGCCCCTTATTGGGGCAGTGGTTCCAGTATGCGAAGGCCCAGAGGGCCAGTTTAAGCGCGAGGGCACGGAGTTCTCTCGGCTTGTCAGAGAGTTCCTTTACCTCATCCTCAAGGGCCTCGATGTCCGCTGGAGAAGGCTTCCAGAAGTTGCACCCTTTCTCCCGAGCCTTCCTTTCAAGCTTTGGAGCCAGGCGAAGGGCTTTGTACACGTTTTCAAGGAGCTCCTCTCCAGTCCGGGCCTTGGCGATTCCATCGACGATATCGTAGGCGTACTCCTCGAAGTTCTCATCAACCAAATAGCTCAGGTACCTACCGATGTTCTTAACCCAACCATCCATAGGGAACACCGTACTAATGTGCTGCGGAAGCAATATTTAAGGATTATTCACGAAAGTTAAGTTAAATTTATTAATTATTGGGTCGAAAACTCTTGGGGAGTGAGATGAGGTACGTTGTCACTGTAGGGGAGCACATCAATCATATCTTCCAGAACGGAGAGCTCATGCTGCCTGAAAGAATCAAGAATGGGAACCCTAAAATCAGCAGTGCGGTCGTGCTTTACTCTGTACGGGAAGACACCACCAAGGAATATCGCAAAAGGATACTCTCCAATGTGCGGGAAGCGGAGGAGAGATTCAAAAGCTTGAGAATTCCCGTGGTTGTAATTGAGATCGGGGAGCCCTACCGGTTTCAAGAGAGAATAGAGGAGTTCAAGAGGCTGATAATCCCCGAAACAATAATAAACATCACCGGCGGGAGGAGAATAGTCGGATACGAACTTCTGTACGCGGCTGTTCTCGTCAGAAACGAAAATCCGGATGTAATAAAATCGGTTTTTTACGTGACTGAAAAAGGTGATGTTATAGAGTTCCCGGTTGTAGATCCGAGGATCCAGCTCACCCCGTTGGAGCTCCAGATTTTAAGGATTATCCAGGATCATTCGAGAGAAACCGGGCGGCCAATGAACCTCACGGAACTTAGAAACAGACTTGAATTCATCAACGACTCAACGTACTCACTGCCATTTATAAGCGAATACGTCTCTCGTCTGGAGAGAAAAGGCTACGTCAAGAAAGAGAAGAAGGGACGAAAAAGGTTTGTAGTGCCCCTAATCTAAAACCACGCCACCAATGGTTCGTACTCCTTAACTCCAACGAGGTGCTTGATGCGCTTGTATGCCTCAAGGCGGATAAGCCTTTTCTTCGTCACGTTCTTCTTAAGTTCCGGCTGAGTCAGGCTTTAGCCAATTCTCCCTCCCATCAACCTTCACCATCCCGAAGCCGATCGAGTTCTTCTCCCCGAAGCCCGCTAGGTAGCCGGCTTTAAGCAGGCCTTCATCGCCCTTTGCGCGGAAGACAAGGTGCCACGCCACCTGAAAGATGCCCGGCTTCACCTCGAAGCGCTTGGGCTTGGCGTTGAGGACTTTCATCTTGAAGTCCTCCGGCGGATTGGTTCCGTAGATGTGGAGGTACTTCTCCCTCAGGTTCTCCCGGATAAGCTCGTAGAACTCCGGCTCCGATGGGCTTAGGTCGTAGCTCCTGAGCTTTCCAAACTGGAGCCTCCTGGTCGTCACCGCTATCGGCGAGAGAGTCACGAACTTCCTCCCGCTTAATCTCTCCGGTTCCGCTAAAGACTTAACCTCCTCAACCGTAAAGCGCTCGCCCCAGAGCTCGACCTCCGGTTTCTGGAGCAGACCAGTAATGAAGGCCTCCGCCACCTCTGGAACGGCCGTCGAGAAGTAGAAGAAGCCCCTTCCATGTCCCAGGAAATACGGCCGTCCCTTTTCGAGGTCCCGCCTTTCTGCCATGAATAGCGAGAAAGTGAAGAGCTTCGGCACCTTCGGTGAGTGGAGGCGAAGGCTCAGCTCCGGGTTAACCCGCTGGATCCTGCGGTAGATCAGTCCCTGGAGCTTGTGCTGGTGGTTGAAGGGGACTTTGAACGGCTCATTCTCTGGCCGGAGTCTTATTGCAAACCTCAAGGTACCACCCCATTATGATGCAGCGTATGGCAAAAATAGTATGTTTCTGGGTCTTATAAGGCTTTCTCCGTTGAAGAGTACGCGTAAATTTAACACAATGTTCCAGGCGATAAGAATTGAAAGGGGTAATTCACCCCCTCGAGAGTTCCACAAAGTCCCTCCAGTCCAGGACATCAACCTCCTCCGGTTCGGTGCTGAGGACTGATCTCTCGGGCACTATCAGAAACCTTCTCTCCGCATCAAGGCCGGCAAGTTTATCCTCCACCTTCCTGATTTCTCTCCTCGTCAGTTTGCCCTTCCACTTCACTTCTCCCACCAAGGCCAAACGTTTGTGTCTCCTCAGGGCAATGTCAACCTCCAGCTCGGGGAGAGCGATTTTAACGGGCTGAAGGGCATGGAGCCTGGCCAGAAACCTCTCGAAAAAGACCTCCATGTAGGACGGCATCCTTTCCCGGAGGTGCTGGGAGATGCTCTTTTCGGGCAGGCCCGTCTCAAAGAACCCGTACTTGGAGTTCAGATAAAAGGCAAAATCGACCACCGGGGAAACGTGCCTGTAGTGATAGCCCTTCCTCCGCTTCCCGTGGAGGAGGACTCTTTCGAGGAGCCCCATGTTCACAAGGGTCTCAAGGTACTGGCTAACTGTTCCGGGGGAGTTCTTATCGACGAGGCCCCTTGAAAACAGCTCCGAGGCTATTTCTCCAGAGGTCCTTTTGCCGTCAGCAACAGCCTCAAGGATGGCAAAATAGCGCTGGCTTAGCTCCTTGTCTTCCTCAGTGAATATCTCGCCCGTCAGGCTCGGCACGTAGTCTTTTAAAAGACTCCCCAGCACTTCAAAGGTTTTCTCCTTCATGGTCCCCACGGTCTGCGCCAGCCAAGGCTCCTGAACGAGGCACGCCAGCTCCATTAGGGTTTTTCCCTTTATTCCAAGGCTGGCAACGTATGCCACTGCATCTCTTGGATCAACGAGTCCCACCTCCTGCAGGTGGAAAAGGCCAATGAGTGGGCTGTTCTCGTCGATGAAGCGCCTGAAGTAGTGTCTTGTTGAGGTTATAAGCGTCAGTTCTCCCTTTCCGGAGAGCCCCTGGAGCAGGGAGAAGAAGGGCTCGTCCAGCCGGTGGAATTCGTCAACAACAACGCGGCCGCTTTGAATCATATACGGCAGGAGACGTGTAAATTCGCTTATCGTTAGCTCTTCACCGCTTTCAATGTCCACTATGCTTCTTCCCCGGGTTACAATGAAATACTTTGAGTAGCGTCCCCTCTCCCTGACGTAGAAGGTTTTCCCGGTTTTTCTCCGCCCGTAGAGCAGGAGCCATCTAATCCCAAGGACGCGATCCAGCTCTCGCCTTTGTATAATGGCCATTAGTATAACCACCGTTATAATAATGGCAATTATAGTTAAAAACCTACCGGTGGGGAAACTCTCAAGATCAACTGCCGGCAGGAATTGCAGAAGAGAGAAAAAGGGTCAAAAGCCCTCAGAGAAGCATCCTGGCATCGACGGCAACGGCGCTGTCCTCGTAGGCGAAGATCGGGTTGATGTCGAGCTCCTTGATCTCCGGGAGCTCAAGAGCCAGTTCGCCGACCTTGGTGATTATCTCGGCGAGGGCCTCGATGTTGACCGGCTTCTCGCCGCGGGCTCCCGCTAAAATCGGGTATGCTTTGATCTCCTTTATCATGTCGAGGGCTTCCTCTCTGGTTATCGGGGCGACGCGGAAGCTGACGTCCTTGAGGATCTCGACGAAGATTCCACCGAGACCGAACATTATAGCTGGACCGAACTGCGGGTCGCGGATCATACCGACGATGACCTCTTTGCCGAGCGGGAGCATCTTGTAGACGATGACGCCCCAGAGGTCTGCATCGGGCTTGTAGTTCCTGGCGTTCTCCATGATGGCCTTGAATGCCTGCCTGGCTTCATCATCGCTCTTGATGTTGACCTTGACACCGCCGGCGTCGCTCTTGTGGATGATCTGCGGGGAAACGATCTTCATGACGACAGGGTAGCCGATCTCCCTGGCAAACTGAACGGCCTCCTCCTCGTTGGTTGCAACTTTAAAGTCCGGAACCGGGACGCCGTAGAGCTTGAGTATCTCTTTCGCCTCGGGCTCGACGAGCGGCCTGTTTTCGGCCTTGGCCTTCTCAATGATTGCCCTAGCCTTCTCAATCCTGTCCATACCAATCACCTCATAAGCCTGACAGTTCTCAATCCGGCCGGGGGGTTAAAAGGGTTTCCATTTGCAAACCTTTCGTTTCTTTCGCTTCTAACGGCTTTGAAGCGATGTCCGGGGTATAAATACTCCAAGGCCCAAGGTGTTAGTGGTGATTGGGATGAATCGAAAGATTATTGCTGGCATTGGAGGAATTCTGGTGGTAATTCTGGCGATTTTTTCCTTCCAGGGCGGTAAGGCATCTCAGGTAGATATGACAGTTGTGCTGTACAATTCTGCCAAGATAGGCGTCGTTGAGAAGACTCTGGAGCTTGAGCTGAAGGAGGGCATGAACGAGGTCCCGCTTGAGGAGCTGGCCGGGCTCGACATAGCCGAGGTCACGATAAGGCCGCTCGACGGGGGCGTTCACGTCCTCGGGGTCTTCAGCAGGGACTCTAAAGACGTTTACAGCGCCAATATCGGTAGCGAGGTCGAGGTCAGGCTGGGGGGCGGAGAGACCATAGCCGGAAAGTTCCTCGGCTTCAGGAACGGAAAGATAACCATCGAGGGGGACGGATACTACCTCATAAACCCGAACGAGGTTGCTTACTTTAAAGCTAAGAACCTTGAGGGAAAGGCGAGCGTTTATGCCGTCCTTCAGGCTGAGAAGGCAGGAAAGTACAACGTGAGCATCATCTACCGCGTTGCAAACATGAGCTGGGAGAGCAGGTACAAGCTCTACATAGGCGATAAGGCAAAGCTCTACGGCTACATAGTCCTCAACAACCCGACGGCTCAGGGGTTCAGGGATGCAAAGATTCTCCTGGTTGCCGGCGACGTCCAGCTGTATCATGCTCTGCCCCAACCGGGGGTTCTCTACACGATGGCGGAGAAGGGAACCGACCAGATCGAGGTCGGCGAGCCGGAGAAGGTAGAGGCGTTCTACCTCTACAGGCTCGGTGTGGCAGACATCAACCCGGCCAGCACGATGATGTATCCCTACATAAGCTTCGAGGTTCCCTTTGAGAGGGAGTACCTCTACGAGAGCTGGCCGTACAGCAGGGAGGGGCCGGTCTACGAGTCGATATCCTTCAAGACGGACAAAGTTCTTCCGGCCGGGATCGTTGAGATATACAGGGAGACCGACGACGGGTCGCTCCTCATCGGTGAGAGGGCTATAGGGCACACTCC comes from the Thermococcus thioreducens genome and includes:
- the cas7a gene encoding type I-A CRISPR-associated protein Cas7/Csa2, whose amino-acid sequence is MYVRISGRVRLNAHSLNAQGGGGSNYVEVTKAKVTVKTDSGWAIVEVPAITGNMVKHWHFAGFVDYFRKTPFKDNLTERALRYNGTRFGQGETRARKADGTEVELRNEGDIIANLADADVHGFLAPNTGVRRVSLVKTSFIVPTEDFIRAVEGERLISAVKHNRVDVNENGAIGSRDDTAQMIFSREYTTGVYGFSVVLDLGLVGVPQSNTAGGSVINDKEREARIESALKALIPMLSGYLGANLARSFPLIKIEEFIAVASDEPIPALVHGFYEDYVEASGAIVRNARQLGFNIKAFAHNTDFVEDAEKVSSVEGLVNKLIEMLDNGSSGGKG
- a CDS encoding winged helix DNA-binding protein; translated protein: MRYVVTVGEHINHIFQNGELMLPERIKNGNPKISSAVVLYSVREDTTKEYRKRILSNVREAEERFKSLRIPVVVIEIGEPYRFQERIEEFKRLIIPETIINITGGRRIVGYELLYAAVLVRNENPDVIKSVFYVTEKGDVIEFPVVDPRIQLTPLELQILRIIQDHSRETGRPMNLTELRNRLEFINDSTYSLPFISEYVSRLERKGYVKKEKKGRKRFVVPLI
- the cas6 gene encoding CRISPR-associated endoribonuclease Cas6; translated protein: MRFAIRLRPENEPFKVPFNHQHKLQGLIYRRIQRVNPELSLRLHSPKVPKLFTFSLFMAERRDLEKGRPYFLGHGRGFFYFSTAVPEVAEAFITGLLQKPEVELWGERFTVEEVKSLAEPERLSGRKFVTLSPIAVTTRRLQFGKLRSYDLSPSEPEFYELIRENLREKYLHIYGTNPPEDFKMKVLNAKPKRFEVKPGIFQVAWHLVFRAKGDEGLLKAGYLAGFGEKNSIGFGMVKVDGRENWLKPDSAGT
- a CDS encoding AAA family ATPase; translated protein: MVILMAIIQRRELDRVLGIRWLLLYGRRKTGKTFYVRERGRYSKYFIVTRGRSIVDIESGEELTISEFTRLLPYMIQSGRVVVDEFHRLDEPFFSLLQGLSGKGELTLITSTRHYFRRFIDENSPLIGLFHLQEVGLVDPRDAVAYVASLGIKGKTLMELACLVQEPWLAQTVGTMKEKTFEVLGSLLKDYVPSLTGEIFTEEDKELSQRYFAILEAVADGKRTSGEIASELFSRGLVDKNSPGTVSQYLETLVNMGLLERVLLHGKRRKGYHYRHVSPVVDFAFYLNSKYGFFETGLPEKSISQHLRERMPSYMEVFFERFLARLHALQPVKIALPELEVDIALRRHKRLALVGEVKWKGKLTRREIRKVEDKLAGLDAERRFLIVPERSVLSTEPEEVDVLDWRDFVELSRG
- a CDS encoding acetate--CoA ligase family protein — protein: MDRIEKARAIIEKAKAENRPLVEPEAKEILKLYGVPVPDFKVATNEEEAVQFAREIGYPVVMKIVSPQIIHKSDAGGVKVNIKSDDEARQAFKAIMENARNYKPDADLWGVIVYKMLPLGKEVIVGMIRDPQFGPAIMFGLGGIFVEILKDVSFRVAPITREEALDMIKEIKAYPILAGARGEKPVNIEALAEIITKVGELALELPEIKELDINPIFAYEDSAVAVDARMLL
- a CDS encoding DUF4139 domain-containing protein; protein product: MNRKIIAGIGGILVVILAIFSFQGGKASQVDMTVVLYNSAKIGVVEKTLELELKEGMNEVPLEELAGLDIAEVTIRPLDGGVHVLGVFSRDSKDVYSANIGSEVEVRLGGGETIAGKFLGFRNGKITIEGDGYYLINPNEVAYFKAKNLEGKASVYAVLQAEKAGKYNVSIIYRVANMSWESRYKLYIGDKAKLYGYIVLNNPTAQGFRDAKILLVAGDVQLYHALPQPGVLYTMAEKGTDQIEVGEPEKVEAFYLYRLGVADINPASTMMYPYISFEVPFEREYLYESWPYSREGPVYESISFKTDKVLPAGIVEIYRETDDGSLLIGERAIGHTPKGDMLRIGVGRDYDLKGTTAVLEQKSGEGYAYYKIRITLENFGNDAKTVIVRHYKWGRIISSSLEPMDETRDYVEFKVAVNPGEKKEIVFDYENRY